AACGACTCGCTGAACCTGGGCGGGCGCTTCAAGTACCAGTTCAACGACAACTGGAACGGCACCTTGAGCGCCTCGCGCAGCAAGGTGGTGATTGATGATTACAGCGCATTCGCCTGGGGCTCGAACGAAGGATCTTACTTCGGCAGCAATGGCGACTACGACATCTACGATTTCCGCAGCCCTGACGATACCCGTCGCATCGACGAAGCCCAGGCCACGCTCGACGGGCGTTTCGACGCTTTGGGTGTGAGCCATGAGTTGACCGTCGGTACCAGTGCGCAACGCCGCACGCTCGACCAACGGCCGGGCTACAACGAGTGGCGAGGGACGAGCAATATCCATACCGGTGCGCCAGCCGTGGAGCCGTCGGACAAGCCCATTGGCAGTAGTGAACGCCGCCTGGACAGCCGCCAGTACGGCCTGTTCTTCAGCGACCGGATCACCTTCAACGACAATTGGCAGACCGTGATCGGCGCCCGGGAAGTGCGCCTGGACGAAAAGACCTGGGACCAAAATGGCGTTGCCGGGCGCCACACCCGACAGTACCAACTGCTGCCCAACGCAGCGCTGATCTACAAGCCGCAGCCGGACACCACCTTGTACGCCAGCTATGCGAAAGGCTTGTCCTCGGGTGGCATCGCTCCCTGGTATGCCAGCAACGCGTTCGAAATCCTCGCCCCGACCCTGTCGCGCCAGCTCGAAGTGGGCATCAAGCGTGAATGGCAGGGCATGAGCTTCAGCGCGGCCCTGTTCCAGATCCGCCAGGCCTACCAGTACGCCCGCCCCGACGGAACCCCAGCGCCGACCTACGTGCAGTCGGGCCAGCAGAAGAACACCGGCCTGGAACTCGGCGCCAGCGGCTGGGTGACCTCCAACCTGCAAATCCACGCCAGCGCCGCAGCAATCCGAGCCCGGGTGCAGAACAGCGACACCGCCGCCTACGAAGGTCACCAGGCGATCAACGTGCCACGCCTGCGCGCCGCCCTGCAGGCCGACTACGCCCTGCCCGTTCCCGGCCTGGCCCTGCTCGGCGGCGCCCGCTACAGCGCCAGCAAGTACGCAAGCTCAGCAGGCAATGTCGAAGTCGGCGGCTACACAGTGTTCGACATCGGCAGCCGTTACCGCACGAGCATCGGTGGCTACGACACCGTGCTGCGCCTGACCGTGGACAACGTCTTCGACAAGCGCTACTGGCGCGACGTGGGTGACTACCTGGGCGACAACTACCTGTTCCAAGGGGCACCACGCACCGCCCGCCTGTCGGCCAGCGTGAGTTTTTGAGGGGAACGCCGACGGCCCGGCAAACATAGTCCCCGCTTCACGGTCGAACGCGGGGCTTTTTTCTCCTGCCATTGCAGCCCCTGCAACGCAGTCGTAGCCATACACGCGCAAAGCCGTTTCTGGAGCCTTCAGGACGATTCTGGCACTATGCACCCGAAAGGCGTGGAGCCGGATAGGAACATTGGAATTCAGTTTTTATGCAGTCGAATCATCTGTTGTACCTCCTGTACGGTAAGAAAACCGCCTATCTGCACGAGGCAAAGTTCAGCATCCTCTCCGCCCTACGTCACCAGGCCGATCGCGAGAGTTTCAGCATTACCGTGTTCACCGACCATCCCGAAGCCTTCGAAGGCTGGCCGGTTCGTACGGTCTTTCTGGACGAGGCGACATTGGCGGACTGGATGGGGTCGGCCGGTTACGTTCATCGACGCAAGGCCATGGCGATTCGCCGGGGCATGGAGCTCGCCGAAAAGACCATTTTCGTCGATACCGACACCATTTTCCTGAAAGATCCGGCAACTCTCTTCGAACGCGTGAGCGATGAGCAGTTCCTCATGGACCAGTTCGAGTTCTGTTGGCAGCAAGCGGCGCAGCGCGACGACTACACCGGGCTGGTCGCAGAGCTGGCGGCGAAAAAACGCCCTCCCAGCCCTTCGCTGCGTCTGTACAACAGCGGTATCTGCGGAATGACTCGCCGTCACACCGGCCTGCTGGACGAGGCGATCGCCCTGATCGATCAATGGGCGCACTTGCATACGCAGTTGCACACCATGGAGCAGATCGCCGTTTCCTTCATGCTGGGCGACAAGCAGGTGGTCGAGGCCCGCGACTGCGTGCATCACTACTATTCACAGAAGTCCTATTACCACGCCATGGTAGGGCTGTTCTTCCAGCGCTTCGATGAGCAGTTCAGCCGCGCCCTGGTCGAAGTGTCGCGCGGCGTGCCCAGCCACATACCGTCCCCCAACCTTACACACAGGGTCGGCAACAGGTTCAGGCTCATGGGCCTGAGCAGCGAGCTGCGCAAAGTCGGTCGGTACTACCTGCTTGGCCGCAAGCCAAACCCCTGCGTCTACCTGGATGCAACCCGCTATGTATTCTGGGAGAAGGCGCTTAAGGCACTGCAAAAAATGCCCGCGCCGGAGAAACGCGACGAAGTGAACAAACTTTGGGCTCAGGATCGCGATTTCCACGCTTTTGTCGAACGTCGATCCGGCGTGGCCCATTAACCATCATTCGAAAAGCCCGGCCCGCATCCGGTCGGGCCGGGACTGCGCTGAAGTCCTGATGCTGGCCAGCCTTGCCTGATACGGAAAGGCATCTTCAAACCCTCGAGGTGATTTGAAGCAATTTACAGGCGCAAACAAAAAGCCCCCGAACCTTTCGATTCGGGGGCTTCTCGTAGAATGTGGCGGTGAAGAAGGGATTTGAACCCTTGATACGATTTCTCGTATACACACTTTCCAGGCGTGCTCCTTCGACCACTCGGACACTTCACCGTTTTCTCTTCAAGCTATTCAGCCTGTCGAGGCGCGCTAATTTAGTAGAAGAGCTTTTACTTGGCAAGCATTTTTTTCAGAATTTTCATGCGCTTAAGGCAATCGACCGAAAACTCCGGCCAATCAGGGCGATGCTGCCATTGTGCCCAGCGCTTTTCCCCGCCCCCACGGCGCTGTCCAGATGGCACAGGGCACGGCGGCGCAGGGCTGACCGATCAGTCAGTCTTGGCGCTTTACCTGGCCGGCGCCGCTGGGTAACGTCATCGCCACGCCATCCAAAGGACTCTGCCATGAGCGAGCTGATTACCTACCACGCCGAAGACGGCATCGCCACCCTGACCCTGAACAACGGCAAGGTCAATGCCATCTCCCCGGATGTGATCAAAGCCTTCAACGCCGCGCTCGATCGCGCCGTCGAGGAACGCGCGGTGGTGATCATCACCGGCCAGCCGGGCATCCTCTCCGGCGGCTACGACCTCAAGGTGATGACCGCCGGCCCCAAGGAGGCCGTTGGCCTGGTCACCGCCGGCTCCACCCTGGCCCGGCGCCTGCTGTCGCACCCCTTCCCGGTGATCGTCGCCTGCCCCGGCAATGCCGTGGCCAAGGGCGCCTTCCTGCTGCTGTCGGGCGACTACCGCATCGGTGTCGAAGGCCCCTACAAGATCTGCCTGAACGAAGTGCAGATCGGCATGACCATGCACCACGCCGGTATCGAGCTGGCCCGTGACCGCCTCGGCCGTGCGGCGTTCCAGCGCTCGGTGAACAATGCCGAAGTATTCGACCCGCAGGGTGCCCGGGAAGCCGGCTTCCTCGACAAGGTGGTGCCAGCTGAACAGCTGCACGAAACCGCCCTGGCAGCCGCCCGCGAAATGAAGAAGCTGAACATGCTGGCGCACAAGAACACCAAGCTGAAGGTGCGCAAGGGCCTGCTGGAGGCGCTGGACGAGGCGATCCTGGCGGACCAGAACCACCTGGGCTGAGTCCGCCCAGGGATTTTCCTCACAGGACTTTGTGGGAGCGGGCTTGCCCCGCGATGCGATCACCCAGGGTGACGCCATCGTCGGGCAAGCCCGCTCCCACTTGACCTGCCACGCTACAGCAACGTTTGCCCCCACCAGTGCACACCCGTACACTGCGCCGCGACTGTCCGGTGTGAGTCGTACCATGCTTTATATGTTCCGCATGCTCCTGTTGGCGCTGCACTTTCTGCTCGTGGGTGTCGTCGGCCTGGTGATCGGCCTGCTGCGCCCGTTCAACCCCGACAACAGCCGCCTGTTCGCCCGCCTGTACAGCGTGCCGGCCGCCTGGTTGCTGCGCATCAAGGTCAAGGCCGAGGTCGGCCCGCTGTGGGACCAGCCCCCCGGCTGCGTGATCATCGCCAACCACCAGTCCAACTATGATCTGTTCATCCTCGGCCAGGTGGTGCCCCGGCGTACCGTGGCCATCGGCAAGAAGAGCCTGGGCTGGATCCCGCTGTTCGGCCAGTTGTTCTGGCTGGGCGGCAATGTGCTGATCGACCGCAAGAACGCCTATCAGGCACGCAAGGCCATGCAGACCACCACCCGCACCCTGCGCGACGATACTTCGATCTGGATCTTCCCCGAGGGCACGCGCAACCCCGGGGAACAGTTGCTGGCGTTCAAGAAAGGCGCTTTCCACATGGCGATCGAGGCCGGCGTGCCGATCGTGCCGGTATGCGTCAGCCGCTACACCAGGCGCCTGAGCCTGAACAGCTGGCGCCAGCGCACGGTGGTCATCCGCTCGCTGGCCCCCATCGCCACCGCGGGCCTGACCCATCATGACCTGCCGGCGCTGATCGAACAGTGCCGCAACCAGATGCAGCATTGCATCGACCATATGGAAAGCGAAGTCAGCGCGTCCTGACCTGCCTGCGGACTTGCCCCGTGTCGCTACACAGCCCAAGCTGTGTAGCGTGTTCAATCGAATAAGCGGACAACCATGGGTCGAGTCGTCGCGGCGGCGGTCTACAGCGCCGGCAGGAAGGTCACCAACATCAGCCTCGACGAAGGCGCCGAATGGGCGCGCAAGCCCGGGCACTTCGTGTGGATCGGCCTGGAAGAACCCAATGCCGAGGAACTGGCCAACCTGCAGCGCCAGTTCGGCCTGCACGAGCTGGCCATCGAGGACGCCCTGGAAAAGCACAGCCGGCCAAAGCTGGAAACCTTTGGCGATGCGCTGTTCATCGTCACTTACTCCCCAGTACGCCACGAAGGAAAACTCGAGTTCATCGAGACTCACATTTTCGCCGGCAACGGCTACATCATCACCTGCCGCAATGGCCACTCCAAGTCCTACGCCCTGGTGCGCCAGCGCTGCGAGGCGCGCCCGTTGCTGCTCGAGCACGGCGAGGACTTCGTGCTCTACGCCCTGCTGGATTTCGTCACCGAGAACTACCAGCCGGTCAGCGAGGCCATCCACGGCGAGATCGAGGAGCTGGAGCAGAGCGTGCTCAGCAACTCGCTCAAGGAAGAAGACATCCAGCGCCTGCACAGCCTGCGCCGCGACATCCTGCGCCTGCGCCGCTACGTGGCGCCGATGGTGGAGGTCAGCGAAGAGCTGCAGCGCCTGAGCTTCCCGTTCATCGACAAGAACATGCGCCCGTACTTTCGCGACGTGCAGATCCACGTGACCCGGCAGATGGAAGATTTGGCCGGCATCCGCGACATCGCCAGCCAGACCATCGAGATCGGCATGCTGCTGGAGTCGTCACGGCAAAGCATCACCCAGCGCAAGTTCGCCGCCTGGGCGGCGATCCTGGCGTTTCCCACGGCGATTGCCGGGATCTATGGGATGAACTTCCAGAACATGCCGGAGCTGGGTTGGCACTACGGCTACTTTGCCGTGCTGGGGGTGATCGGGCTGGGGTGTTCGGGGCTGTATTTCAGTTTCAAGCGCTCAGGCTGGCTTTAGGATCGCCGGGAGCGCCTCCAACCCTGTGGGAGCCGGCTTGCCGGCGAAAAGGCCGCAAAGCGGCCTCGCTTGATCAGGCAATGCTATCCCCGGCCTTCACCGGCTGCTGGACGAAGCGCAGCATCCACTCGCCCACCAGATCCCCCTGGTGCTCGGTAGCCAGGCTGGCCACCGCCTTGGCATAGACTTCGTCGCCCAACGAGGCCTGGCGCGCGTCGAGCAGCGCCCGCGAATAGTCGTGGACGAACTCCGGGTGTCCCTGGAAGCACAGCACCTGGTCGCGGATATGGTAGGCGGCGTTGGGGCAGAAATCGCTCGAGGCGATCACCGTGGCACCATCGGGCAGCTCGGTGACCTGGTCCTGGTGGCTGATCAGCAGGGTCAGCTCGGACACCTGCGGGTCCATCCACGGCGCATGGGCCGCCAGGCTGTAGCGGTGGATGCCGACGCCCCAGCCCTTATCGGCGCGCTCGGCCTTGCCGCCAAGGGTCAACGCCAACAATTGGTGGCCGAAACACACCCCCAGCAGCTTCTCGCCCCGCTCATACAGCTTGAGCAGGTAGGCCTTGAGCGTCTGGATCCACGGATCGTCGCCGAACGAATCGGCCTTGCTGCCGGTCACCAGATAGGCATCGAAGATGCGCTCGGCCGGCGGATAATCGCCGTTCATCACGTTGTACACATCAAACTCGGCGGCGATCGGCTGGCGTGAAAACAGCTGCTCGAACATCCTTCCGTAGCCCTGGTACTGCGCGATCAACTCCGGCCGCAGGACATCGGTTTCAAGGATGCAGATGCGTAACGACATAGCGGTAGTCCTGAACGACATGTGGGTGGGATTTGCTGTAAAGACTGACGCGAAAGGGGCCCACAAGCAAGTAGGATGTCCAGACGAACGGTAGGCCCTGTAACCCTTGGTAACCCTTGCCGCGCACTCGTCTAGCGTCAGCGTGCCAGCGGGGTGGCCAGTGGCCTTAAAACCATGAGGAATCGAGATTAGTTTTTTTAGAGCAAAGGGTTCTGAAACAGGGATGACGCGGGCCCTAGTGTTGGTTGTATATCCAGAAACACGCGGCAAGCAGTGAAGGCGTTCGATCACGCCACTGCGATCGACCCGAAGCCAGACAAGGAAGCCAAGGGTTATTCAGGAATAACAACAAGAAGGCGGTCCGCCATGTTCAGACAATCCAAAGTACGCCAAGCCGGGCTCATACTCTTCGCCACGACCCTGCTGCTGATCCTGCCCAACCTCACCCGGTTGTTCGGTTGAACGCGGCAGTGGCCTTTTCCAAGCGTGCGTGGGTAACCTGCCGACCTTGATGGTTGGAGATCACCCATGCGCCTGTGCCTTACCCTGCTCTGCTTGCTGATTCCCCTGCCAGCGCTGGCCGCGCAACTAACCCTCGAACTGGGTAACGGCAGCCGGCACTGGCAGAGCGAGCAATTGCTCACCCATCCCCAGGCGCGGGACGTCACTATTGAACAAGACGTTGCCTACAAGCGCACCATGCACTACCGCGCCGTACCGCTGGCAGCATTGCTCGAGGGCGTGAAACCGAGCGACCACCTGCAGGCGGTGGCCCTCGACGGTTTCGCTGCAGAAATGCCCGCCGGCCCGCTGTTGCAGCCAGGCCCGGCACAAGCCTGGCTGGCCATCGAGGACAACGCCCAGCCTTGGCCGCCACTGGGCCAGGGCAAGGCGGGAGCCGGGCCGTTCTATCTGGTATGGATCCAGCCCCAGGCGAGCGGCATCCGCCCGGAGCAATGGCCGTTCCAGATCGCCAGCATTCGCAGCCTGGCAGCGGTCGAGGTGCGCTTCCCCGCCCTATTGCCAGACCCAGCGCTGCCCGACGCGGATCCGGTGCGCCAGGGCTTTGCCCTGTTCCAGCAGAATTGCCTGGCCTGCCACCGCCTCAATGGCGCTGGCGATGCGCACCTGGGTCCTGACCTGAACCTGCCGCACAACCCTACCGAATACTTTCAGCCGGCATTCCTGCGCCAATACATTCGCGATCCGCAGAGCCTGCGGCACTGGCCGCAGGCCAAGATGCCCGGGTTCTCCACCCAGGTGCTGAGCGAACAGGAACTCGATGCATTGCTGGCATACCTGAAGCATATGGCCGGGCGCAAGCAACAGTAGGACGCACGGGGCCGCGTTGCCTAGGCAATCGGCCGTTCCTGCTTGACGCCCCAACCCTCGACCTCGCCGCCATGGGGCGACACGAGCCGTTCGAATGCCTGTTCGAAGGCACCGATGCCGCCATGGGTGGCGTACATAACCTTGCTCAGTTCCAGGTGCCAGGCGCCGTCATCGCGCTCGCTCACCTGGGCGCTGAGCGACTCGCCACGGAACTGCACGGCCGCCCGGCGTGCGGCGGCCTCATCGGGAAACACGGCATAGAACTCGATGGGATGAATACGGGTGAAATCAAAACCGCCAGCTTTCATCTGGCGCAGGACACTGCTGCTGATGTCGTCGTATTGGCTGCTCATGAAACGTCCTCCTGCAAAGCAATGGATAGACTTTCAGTGCACAAAGCACCTGCCTGGCAAGCGTGCCATGCCTGGCAATTCGAGCTGATGCAAGACGCGAGTGGAATCGACGCGGACCCGCAGATTTGGCCGGCGCCTGTCTCCAGCGTAGTGCCTGTGCAGGCACTGCGCCAGAGCGTGGCGGCTCAGGGTAGCTGGCGAATGGTGGTGATGGTCACGCCGCCCTGCTCCTTGAGCCAGCGTGCCGTGGGGGAAAAGCTGCGATCCTGGAAGTCATTGAGGTCAAGTTCATCCATGAGCGGGAACAAACGCGATCGGATGGCCCGTGCGGCGTCCTCCTCGCTGGGGCATTGCTCGGCATTGAGCAGCAGCGTCTGCGGCTCGCCCTTCTGGTCGGCAAAGCTGACTTCCCATGCTTTCATCGATCAGCCCTCGCTGGCACAACGGTGAATGGAAATGCGTACTAGCTTGACCATGACACAGCGGCAAATGTTCAGCCGCGTGCATGAAACCGCATGAAAAAAGCCCGCCGGTCAACGGCGGGCTTCCTTGGGCCACTCGGCGCTACTACTTCGGCGTGCCGTGGACGACACCGGCGGTATTGTCCAGCAGGCTCTTGGTGGCCGTCTGGATGTACGCCTCGAGCTTCTTGAGCATTTCCGGCTGGTCGGGGCTGTCGATCAGCTCGGCCTTGAACTCGCGGCCCAGCTGGTAGCGGTACATGCGTGGGGTCATGTCCTTGGACTCGATGAGGATGCGGTCGCCCTGCACCAGGCCGACAATCTGCTCGCTGCCCGACGGCTTGATCATGCCCACGCCCTGGTCGCCCTCAGGCAGGTTGAGCAGGTCGCGCCCCCAGCACTGATGGCGGGCCTGGCCACCGAGACGGCCCATGATGGTCGGCACGATGTCGACCTGGGTGCCCACGGTGTGGTTGACCGCGCCGAACTTCTCCTGGATGCCTGGGGCGATCAACAGCAGCGGCACGTTGAAGCGGCCCAGGTCCAGCTCGGTGACCTGCTGGTGGTTGCCGAAGCCGTGGTCACCGACGATGACGAACAGGGTGTCCTTGAAGTACGGCTCCTTGCGCGCCTTCTCGAAGAACTGGCCCAGCGCCCAGTCGGAGTAGCGCATGGCGGTCAGGTGCTCGTCCAGCCGGCCCTGGCCGGTGACCTTCTCCACCGGCAGGTCCTTGGGCAAGGCGTACGGGGTGTGGTTGGAGAGGGTCTGCAGCAGCGCGTAGATCGGCTTCTTGCCGTCATGCTTGGCCAGCTCTTCGTTGCCACGGTCGAACATGTCCTGGTCGGACACGCCCCAGGTCGGGTCGGAGAACACCGGGTCGACGAAGTCGTTGCGGCCGATAAAGGTGGTCATGCCCTGGTTGCCGAAGAATCCGGACTGGTTGTCCCAGGCGAAGTCACCGTTGTAGACGTAGACGTCGTCATAGTCGCGGGCACTGAGCAGCGCCGGCAGGCCGGACAGCTTGTGGCCGCCTTCCGGGGTCTGCATCAGGTATTCGAAGCCCGGCAGGTTGGGGAAGCAGGCCATGGTGGCGAACATGCCCTGGTGGGTATGGGTGCCGTTGGAGAAGAAGCGGTCGAACAGCAGACCCTCCTTGGCCAGCTTGTCGAAGTACGGGGTGATGTTGTTCGGGCTGCCCAGGGCACCGACCGAGTGGCCGGCGAAGCTTTCCATGAGGATCACCACGACGTTCTTGACCGCCAGCGTGTTCGCCGCGGGCGGCACGAAGTCACGGCGGATCGCGGCCTCGTCGGCATCGACCAGGGTGTCGTTGGCGGTCAGCAGCTGCTCGCGCACGGTCTGGGTGGCCAGCGGTTGGTCGAGTACGGGCTTCCAGATATTGCCGCGATCCTCGCCGAAGCGGCTCTTGGCGGCATCGATCAGGGTCAGGGTGCCGTTCAGGCCCAGCTGGTTGACGAAGTTGGAGTCGGTGGTGAAGGCATCACCCCAGCGCATCGGCGGGCCCTGGCGCAGGGTGCCACGGGCGGCGACCACGGCCACCAGCAGGACCACCATGAACACCGCCAGGCGACCGTACCAGGGCGCCAGCTTGCGGCTGCCCGATAGCTGGGCGCTGCCGTTGCCGCGGGTCAGGCGGTCGATGCCCTTGAACAGCAGGCTCAGCAGCCAGGTACCAACCAGCCAGGCCAACAGGTAGCGGACCACCGGGAAGCCGTACCAGAGCATGCTCATGACGGTCTTGGGGTCTTCCTTGATGTACTGGAACACCAGGCCGTTCAGGCGCTGGTGGAACTCACGGTAGAAGTCCATCTCCATCAGGCCGAGGAACATCACCACGCTCGAAGCGATGGTCAGCCAGAAGCGGAACAGGCCACGGCGGGCCATCAGCCAGGGGCTGAGCAGCGCCAGCAGCAACGGGATGCTGATGTACACCACCACGCGCAGGTCGAAGCGCAGGCCGTTGAAGAAGCCCTCGGCGACTGTCGAGTACGGCGTGTCGCCGATCATGTCGCTGTTGTAGACCAGCAGCGCCAGGCGCACCAGGCTGAGCATCAGCATGATCACCAGGCCACTGAGCAATGTGTAGGCCAGGTGGGATTTCAGGGTCGGCGAGAACGAGCCTCGCACGCCCTGTTGCTTCAAGGCGTCCGTGTTAGCCATGAATGGAGAGGTCCTAGGATTGCGGTTTGCGGGAAGGCGAAAGCGCCAATAGCCTGGTGATCTGGCCCTTGTGGGCAAGGTGAGACCAAGGCCGCATTGTGCGGCGCGGATTTTCAAAAATCGAGTGTGAAAATTTTGTCGAGAGCAGCCTTCCCTTACAAAGTTACACAGTTGCGATGCAAGGCTTCAGATCCGCACATTGCCCCGTGGCCCGGCGATCGCCCAGATGATCAGCCCCAGCACCGGCAACAACAGGATCAGCAGGATCCACAGCACCTTGATCCCGACCTCGGTGCCGCTCTTGAGCACATTGAGAATGGCCCAGATGTCCAGGGCCAGGATGATCAAGCCGACCAGGCTGTTGAAGGTGGACCCCATGGTGCCGCTCCCGCACGGTGTGTGTGCCCCAGAGCATAGCTGGCTATGGCCTCGATAGAAGGGAATCCTTGGCCGCGAATGCCGGTCAGTGAATAAACTGCTGTCATCCACTGCCCAGAGGTCCGCATGCCCCCCGCCCACACCCAAAGCGCCGCCCCCGATTCACTGTTCAGCGCCTGGCGGCAACAGGCGCTGCAGACCCCTTGGCTCAGCGCCGGCCTGGTGCTGAGCCTGCTGGCCATCG
This sequence is a window from Pseudomonas maumuensis. Protein-coding genes within it:
- a CDS encoding ribonuclease E inhibitor RraB, with protein sequence MSSQYDDISSSVLRQMKAGGFDFTRIHPIEFYAVFPDEAAARRAAVQFRGESLSAQVSERDDGAWHLELSKVMYATHGGIGAFEQAFERLVSPHGGEVEGWGVKQERPIA
- a CDS encoding crotonase/enoyl-CoA hydratase family protein; translation: MSELITYHAEDGIATLTLNNGKVNAISPDVIKAFNAALDRAVEERAVVIITGQPGILSGGYDLKVMTAGPKEAVGLVTAGSTLARRLLSHPFPVIVACPGNAVAKGAFLLLSGDYRIGVEGPYKICLNEVQIGMTMHHAGIELARDRLGRAAFQRSVNNAEVFDPQGAREAGFLDKVVPAEQLHETALAAAREMKKLNMLAHKNTKLKVRKGLLEALDEAILADQNHLG
- a CDS encoding TonB-dependent siderophore receptor; this translates as MTPLRPRLPLGLLGLGLALHSGHGLADDSVALAPVRISDVQDSGYQAREAQVGGLYNAPLLDTPASVSVFSRQLLDDRQVRKLSEVLQSDASVGESYAPIGYYENFNVRGFELNAASSYRVNGQTIAGEQNVALENKQQVELLKGLSGLQSGVSAPGGLVNYVTKRAEDVRSVTVSTNEQGERYLATDLGGWFGAERQLGLRVNLAHEDIRSYVDHADGKRDFAALALDWQLNPNAVLELDAEYQHREQYSVPGYQLLGGSQLPHGVDPKDHLAWQSWAKPVQNDSLNLGGRFKYQFNDNWNGTLSASRSKVVIDDYSAFAWGSNEGSYFGSNGDYDIYDFRSPDDTRRIDEAQATLDGRFDALGVSHELTVGTSAQRRTLDQRPGYNEWRGTSNIHTGAPAVEPSDKPIGSSERRLDSRQYGLFFSDRITFNDNWQTVIGAREVRLDEKTWDQNGVAGRHTRQYQLLPNAALIYKPQPDTTLYASYAKGLSSGGIAPWYASNAFEILAPTLSRQLEVGIKREWQGMSFSAALFQIRQAYQYARPDGTPAPTYVQSGQQKNTGLELGASGWVTSNLQIHASAAAIRARVQNSDTAAYEGHQAINVPRLRAALQADYALPVPGLALLGGARYSASKYASSAGNVEVGGYTVFDIGSRYRTSIGGYDTVLRLTVDNVFDKRYWRDVGDYLGDNYLFQGAPRTARLSASVSF
- a CDS encoding PLDc N-terminal domain-containing protein — translated: MGSTFNSLVGLIILALDIWAILNVLKSGTEVGIKVLWILLILLLPVLGLIIWAIAGPRGNVRI
- a CDS encoding amidotransferase, encoding MSLRICILETDVLRPELIAQYQGYGRMFEQLFSRQPIAAEFDVYNVMNGDYPPAERIFDAYLVTGSKADSFGDDPWIQTLKAYLLKLYERGEKLLGVCFGHQLLALTLGGKAERADKGWGVGIHRYSLAAHAPWMDPQVSELTLLISHQDQVTELPDGATVIASSDFCPNAAYHIRDQVLCFQGHPEFVHDYSRALLDARQASLGDEVYAKAVASLATEHQGDLVGEWMLRFVQQPVKAGDSIA
- a CDS encoding magnesium and cobalt transport protein CorA translates to MGRVVAAAVYSAGRKVTNISLDEGAEWARKPGHFVWIGLEEPNAEELANLQRQFGLHELAIEDALEKHSRPKLETFGDALFIVTYSPVRHEGKLEFIETHIFAGNGYIITCRNGHSKSYALVRQRCEARPLLLEHGEDFVLYALLDFVTENYQPVSEAIHGEIEELEQSVLSNSLKEEDIQRLHSLRRDILRLRRYVAPMVEVSEELQRLSFPFIDKNMRPYFRDVQIHVTRQMEDLAGIRDIASQTIEIGMLLESSRQSITQRKFAAWAAILAFPTAIAGIYGMNFQNMPELGWHYGYFAVLGVIGLGCSGLYFSFKRSGWL
- a CDS encoding c-type cytochrome is translated as MRLCLTLLCLLIPLPALAAQLTLELGNGSRHWQSEQLLTHPQARDVTIEQDVAYKRTMHYRAVPLAALLEGVKPSDHLQAVALDGFAAEMPAGPLLQPGPAQAWLAIEDNAQPWPPLGQGKAGAGPFYLVWIQPQASGIRPEQWPFQIASIRSLAAVEVRFPALLPDPALPDADPVRQGFALFQQNCLACHRLNGAGDAHLGPDLNLPHNPTEYFQPAFLRQYIRDPQSLRHWPQAKMPGFSTQVLSEQELDALLAYLKHMAGRKQQ
- a CDS encoding LTA synthase family protein, with product MANTDALKQQGVRGSFSPTLKSHLAYTLLSGLVIMLMLSLVRLALLVYNSDMIGDTPYSTVAEGFFNGLRFDLRVVVYISIPLLLALLSPWLMARRGLFRFWLTIASSVVMFLGLMEMDFYREFHQRLNGLVFQYIKEDPKTVMSMLWYGFPVVRYLLAWLVGTWLLSLLFKGIDRLTRGNGSAQLSGSRKLAPWYGRLAVFMVVLLVAVVAARGTLRQGPPMRWGDAFTTDSNFVNQLGLNGTLTLIDAAKSRFGEDRGNIWKPVLDQPLATQTVREQLLTANDTLVDADEAAIRRDFVPPAANTLAVKNVVVILMESFAGHSVGALGSPNNITPYFDKLAKEGLLFDRFFSNGTHTHQGMFATMACFPNLPGFEYLMQTPEGGHKLSGLPALLSARDYDDVYVYNGDFAWDNQSGFFGNQGMTTFIGRNDFVDPVFSDPTWGVSDQDMFDRGNEELAKHDGKKPIYALLQTLSNHTPYALPKDLPVEKVTGQGRLDEHLTAMRYSDWALGQFFEKARKEPYFKDTLFVIVGDHGFGNHQQVTELDLGRFNVPLLLIAPGIQEKFGAVNHTVGTQVDIVPTIMGRLGGQARHQCWGRDLLNLPEGDQGVGMIKPSGSEQIVGLVQGDRILIESKDMTPRMYRYQLGREFKAELIDSPDQPEMLKKLEAYIQTATKSLLDNTAGVVHGTPK
- a CDS encoding lysophospholipid acyltransferase family protein translates to MLYMFRMLLLALHFLLVGVVGLVIGLLRPFNPDNSRLFARLYSVPAAWLLRIKVKAEVGPLWDQPPGCVIIANHQSNYDLFILGQVVPRRTVAIGKKSLGWIPLFGQLFWLGGNVLIDRKNAYQARKAMQTTTRTLRDDTSIWIFPEGTRNPGEQLLAFKKGAFHMAIEAGVPIVPVCVSRYTRRLSLNSWRQRTVVIRSLAPIATAGLTHHDLPALIEQCRNQMQHCIDHMESEVSAS